In Mangifera indica cultivar Alphonso chromosome 7, CATAS_Mindica_2.1, whole genome shotgun sequence, the genomic window TGCTGCATACCATCGTGTGGATGACAGAAAGTAATTCAAACCATGAGTTTGCCACGTAGGTTTCCTGCTAAACACATTTAAGTAAAGCCCGAATATgatcttattattataataaaagtaatacGGAAGAGCCAGCAACTGGGAAAATTGACTTTTGCCCTCCCTTGCTTGTCTTCTATCTTCCAGATTTTTCCACTTGAACTCTACCAAGTCGTCCAGGCCAAATTCTGGAAAACATCAAGACTACTTATTGCAGAAACAGAGTAAAAGATGAAGAGAGAGTGAGGAGAGACGCATACTCTACTACCTTTATTGGTGAGACCAAGTAAAAGAGACAAATACTCCTCCGGTGGAGTGATTAAGAGACTAAGTAAAGGGGAGGAATAAGAGATAGAGTAATCATGTTTTTAAAAAGTAGGGTAATGGGATATGAAGATTCCATAGATCATATGCGGGACCTAATCATCTCAAGAATGCATGTGTGAGACATAAAGATTTTAAGATAGAGATAAACTGATATCACCTATGAAAACATTACCAGAGGGCATTCCCCCCCTCCCCCATAGAGAGGTATTTCACCATAGAAAAGATATGCCATTCACCATATGCACTCATAGAAAAGTATTATAAGAATGTCTGTAGATGGGTGTATGCAAAGAGATGTTGAgacaagtttatatatattataaactgCGATATCTTGAGAGAATTAGTCACATGACTAGGGTGTCAAATCTCTATTCAGCTTAATCCAGTCAGTATACAGATGAGTGAAGAAAAATGTTATCTGAATGCTTTAACCATTATGATTCATTATCATACATGCATTGCATTCCTTGTTATTCAAGAAATGGTAGAAAGGAACTTGAGATGACAAGAGATTAAGAAGAGGGACTTATGTGAACCCCCTTTTCACGCAGAATGTTAGCCCCTCGTTCATCAACACAAACTTAGGGTAAGTATGAACATTCTTCATGAAGAGGgagattattgtaattttactttgaaaaaataGGTTCATGAATTGTTTGTGCAAACTGGCAAGGCGATGTTATATTATTCAACTCTCCCCCTCACTGAACTACTCTCGTTAGTACATTTAGGATTTGGTTTTCGTAGCCTTGTTTATCTTTGTCGGAAATATATATCGGACTTACAAATGTAAAGATTAAAATCTCTaattcacacacttatataccactcattctACTACTTAGGCTATTAGACTTGTCTTTTAATTCAACTAGTTTTTGACTAGGTGTGTTGTCAATTATATCCAGaaacacttaggctgttaaacccgtCGTTTAGCTCGTGTCCTAATactttatcaaaaatatatattgtgtttacaaatgtaaaaattgaaactcatattaacacaaaaccaattagtttgtattaaagtttaatttacatacttatatactactcattttactcaagtttattagatgtgagactttttttttttttctatttaagtttCCAAAAACCTCCTACGTTTTTTTGTAGGAGGGGAATGTTTTTTTGTAGTGCAGGAAATGTTTCACAAACTGCCTCCTGCATCCGGCCAATTCGTGTAAGAATTTACTTATCCTCTACACCCCATGTTTGCATAAGTAGACATGGATCCTCGAGTTTacgtaatttttttctttttatttagtttattttatcaaaccttttttttatttattgtagtaaattatttaaatccAAGCCACTTTGATGTGTATATGAAACATTAAAAGGATATTACAAACTCGATAAAAGAAACTGGATTTCGTAATAGGAAATGTGACGATATTTAAGCTAAATTAGGGGATTTTGGAGGgttgaagttttttatttaaaaaaaaaaaaagtttatcaaataaaataaatgggGTGGAATTTTTGGATAGCGTAAAGAATAAACAAAACTGACGTTGCAacccagaaaaaataaataagttaattaattcCACTGATATAGGATTAAGGTCCTCGATTATTTTCTATAGATCCTTGGACTTTAAACtagtgtttttaaaactaagccAATCATTGGATCAATCATCTTATTAATTCACGTTCAATCAGATCAATAAGacaattaactaatttaatttattatcaaattattatgtattttttaaataatataaaacatttttaatataaaacatataaaacataatttaaaatatattaattaaacaattaatactttattatatagataaaaaaatcaattataaattattgattttaaataacttttttggtttaatggatttattaagtttgattgaatttcatataaattaatatttatatataaactgaattaTGTTGTGAAAATAAACCAGATTCTAGACTAGTTTATGATTTGACTGATTGAATCAAATGATTCAATCTAGTTTTGAAAACATTACTTCAAACTATACTCTTTTGGTGAACTcctgaaatttttttaagtaacgCAATGTTATTAGACAATAACTTATGCAAACAATCAAATCATcaccaataaaaattaaatttcatcttCTCATCGTACCTACAGCTAATACATATCATCCAAGAAATTTCACCTTAATATCTATCATTACAATTagttgtatttataataaatattaattttaatagtaatggtgatatatcaatatataattaattaattttaaattaaaaataaaatattactcagtTATTAAAACTATCAATTGGGTTGACCAAGTTTGAGCTCCAATTGTTTAACCCAAAAATTTAGTTTCAAACCAAATAGTATTTGAGCCTTAGgcaatctttaaaaaaaatatattaattaaattattgagttcaaacttgaatagATGTTAATTTGGCCCAAGCCTTGATAGAACGTGGAAATTCATTATGGGTAGGATTGTGTTTGTCAGGTTTTAAAACCTGTAAGAGATTGTAGAGATGTTTTTGCaggttttcaaaatataaaacagGCTAAAACCTGAAAAAATTTAATGGTTCAagcttgaacaaaaaatttgagGTCGGAATAAACAGACCTGAAACCTTGACCCAAAATTTTGTTATGAGCCCAGGCTTGAACAAGTTAGACCCAATTCAATAAATGCATTGATATTCTtactaattacataatgacatatcttTATAAgaatctaaattaatattcattataaatttacCTAATATCGcttgatatttgaattttatcaaGCAGGTAAATTGAGTGGTTTGATATCTCTAGATCGCATGTAACTCAAAAACTGACCAGGCAGCTCTTCCAAAAGTGCTTGAACAACAGAAATCTGTCCTCCTGATGAAAACACAATCAAGTTGATATATTATAGAAtgtgaagaaaattttgttgaattcagAATTGAGAGTCTTTTATTTGGACACAATCTAATGCAGTAACCAAACAACACCTGCAACAACTTCACACTTGAAAAACTTACAAAAAGTATATAACTGATTAAATTTAAGATGAGAGAGATGGAATATGCACTCACTTTGAACTTCTCGCATTGGAACAAATTGTACAATGTCTCTGGTAGCTACTCGACCTGTAGAACTTTCAAATCGATTGCCATTATCAGCATCCAGAATCTGTAAACAAGTAATGGCTTAAACCACATAATACTTAAACTAGATTTTCCAGAGGGTTGAGTTAGATGAACAGCGGTGTACCTCCATTTGTGTAAAATCAGCACCTCCCACTCCCACAATAAGAAGTGAAAGGGGAAGATCAGATACTCTCACCAAAGCATCTTTGGTTTCTTGAATATCTGTCAGAACCCCATCCTAAAAAAGGTTACATGTTTATTAATCGCACAGACGGAatgaacaaagagaaagaaaaatggatGAAGTTAAAGTTATATATACCGTTATAATGAGCAAGACAAAATACTTGCTACTGCCATGTGAGAGGGACTGACCAGTAATTTTTGCAGCCATGTTTATCACCTGGCCAAACAGAGTAGGTCCTGCCAGAGAAATATTGTGGAGAGCATTTGCATAAGCAGCCATTATACCGTCAACTCCTTCAACCTGTTATGTAAGAAAATCAACtgtttaatgaaatggaaaatcAAGTTCAGATGTAAATAATTTTTGGCAGATCGATTAATGCAGTTTCTGGGATTAAACCCATACAGAGAGGGTGCATCGGTAAGGGAATccttgaaataataaaattacgtgcCCACAgatcattttttgttattcttaaGTCCATGAACTGTGCTCAATGTCCTAACAACAGAACTGATAAAGTTGGGATGCAAAAAATCTACATTGCCCATCAGGGTTGGGAGTGCTTCCACAAGCTTTTCTCACTTCTTGATAGATAAGAGggaatgaatgaaaagaaagCATGAGCAGTGGTTAAATGTGAGatcagaaaattttcaaaagaaatctGTTTCACTATGGAATGCAACAAAATGATTCAAGCAAGTTAATTGGATACTACTAAGATGTGAAGTAGATAGAGCTGTAATTTCAAAGGGCTTgaacttgttaaatttttagagaaaggaagaagtttaaatacaaaattttttgttttctaggAAAAAGCTTGAAAAGATATGCCAACCAATTGAACAACTTGAAAGATAGAGTACCACATCAAAGAACACAAACTCTAGTCGCCTTACCTCAGTGCCATTTGAACTTCCATTCAGGTTAAAACAATGTGAAATGGTTCCATCACATGTTCTCCCTCCAAATCCCCAAGCTGGAAAGCGTTTGTCTGAATCGTAAAATTGAATGACCTCCCCAACTTCCATTATAGCCtgtgaaaataatttttcataaattcaGATGTTGCTTTACCATTCAAAGGCCTgctctttcaatttttatacaaagtcaaaacaattttgaaattaaatgtgTTCAGTTGTTACTAAAATTTGAATACTTGGTAGTTTAGTTGATAAAGTTTCTTGTGATTTTGAGATTTAAGATAAGATTCCGCTCACAAGAGCTGTGGGGTTGGGAAGAGTAGAGATAAGAGTAAAAGGAAATATACAAAATAGCATTCAATTTAGACAGTCAGAAAAGAATTTGAGGTCACTGCCATTTTTAAGAGCAAACTATTTTACAGAAAAACCATTGTACAGACTCTCTGGTAACATGCAAACATTGTCCAGTGATATTACTGATATGTATCCTTGAAGTAATGTCTTacaaaactgaattaaaataatgattcaGAGATTCTTCTTGAAAGCATAGCTGAACCTTACCTGCTGGTAGGAATTTAATTGGCCAGAAGGATCAATGTAGTGCAAAGAGTTTGAATTTCGCGGATTTCCATTTGAAGCTGGataattgtgtatttaaagAATGAACATGAAATAAGACAAACCAGACCAAATTAAGGGGGAAAGAGCAAGTACAGAACCGGAGAAACTATTACAGTGAATATACAGTCAAGGAATATAGAGTATTTTTACTAATAAGAATGGCAATGCTTATTTACCTGTAAAGTCAACTGCAACCATAAAATTCAGCTCGAAGCCACTAGAAATATAATCTAGAAAACTATATTGCTCTTTCTCAATAAACTTATCAACAAACAACTGCCCTTTCATAACCTACAAGGCAAAAGTGGGGTCAACTAAGGAAGTGAAATATATTATTAGCATTACTATGAATCACCTTTTCATAACCATGGCGAGCAGatggttttataaaatttgcacCAGTTCTTTCCTGATGAAGTTTCTCCAGGTCTCCAATTGATTTCTGAATTTTActgatgataaaaattaaagtcTAACGTTATCCAGAAGGTAAATCAAAACAACGAAAAGGTTAATGACACcaagaaatttgacaattacCCTAAAAGTACATGATTTCCACTGTTATTGAAATCAAAACATTCAATAATTAATGGGTTATCCTGcaacaaagaaaaatgtaataagcTAAGACTTCTTCTTGCACCATACCCCCTCCGATATCTAATATAAATGAAGAATGTAACAAGCTTGCCTTGCTTCCAAATTGCTGCATGTTCAGAGTTATTGGCCTCCAAATGGGATTCAAGTTGTCGTTTATCACCTCCGTCTTGCAGATTGGAACAGGAACTCCATTCTCAATAATTCTAGATATTCTTAAGAATGGAtcctaaaagtaaaaaaataataacaataagaatcaagaaattaaagcaaaaatcaattcgtgacaATAGTAGCTGCTTTTTGGGTACATACACTTTTGGAAAACAGGTCCACATTTTCTAAATGGGAGCAGCGGAACGCTATTTGCACAGCAGTCTTACAAGCAACTGTTTCCTCAGCATGGACAGAGAGTGTCCCCAAGTTTCTTGGAACTCCTCGTCCATTTTTGCTACCAAGTTTTATGGTTAAAGTCCGATTTTGTTTGGTAATTATCTGCCACAGAAAAAAGGTAAATTCAAAGACACATGTTAATAGTAAAGCATGATGAGCAATGCCTTGTGACAATGTGAAACCACTAATGTCCAAAGTATTAgcattaatcaaaacaaaaccaGCTCCTCTTTTAGCACCACCAATGATCACAAGAg contains:
- the LOC123220578 gene encoding protein BONZAI 3-like is translated as MGNCLSGDVDGGKQAVGGAQLRPLIAQNTFGTNEAIDFFFRARGLTALFTQIELSLSASKLLDRDVTSKSDPMAVVYLKKRDGTLEEIGRTEVIMNNLNPSWIEKISIAYQFEIVQILVFHVYDVDTKFYNVPVKTLKLKDQDFLGEASCALSEIITKQNRTLTIKLGSKNGRGVPRNLGTLSVHAEETVACKTAVQIAFRCSHLENVDLFSKSDPFLRISRIIENGVPVPICKTEVINDNLNPIWRPITLNMQQFGSKDNPLIIECFDFNNSGNHVLLGKIQKSIGDLEKLHQERTGANFIKPSARHGYEKVMKGQLFVDKFIEKEQYSFLDYISSGFELNFMVAVDFTASNGNPRNSNSLHYIDPSGQLNSYQQAIMEVGEVIQFYDSDKRFPAWGFGGRTCDGTISHCFNLNGSSNGTEVEGVDGIMAAYANALHNISLAGPTLFGQVINMAAKITGQSLSHGSSKYFVLLIITDGVLTDIQETKDALVRVSDLPLSLLIVGVGGADFTQMEILDADNGNRFESSTGRVATRDIVQFVPMREVQRGQISVVQALLEELPGQFLSYMRSRDIKPLNLPA